From a single Melospiza georgiana isolate bMelGeo1 chromosome 5, bMelGeo1.pri, whole genome shotgun sequence genomic region:
- the METTL14 gene encoding N6-adenosine-methyltransferase non-catalytic subunit: MNSRLQEIRERQKLRRQLLAQQLGAENADSIGAVLNSKDEQREIAETRETCRAAYDTSAPNAKRKYPDEGEADEEEIEEYKDEVELQQDEENLPYEEEIYKDSSTFLKGTQSLNPHNDYCQHFVDTGHRPQNFIRDVGLADRFEEYPKLRELIRLKDELICKSNTPPMYLQADLEAFDIRELKSKFDVILLEPPLEEYYRETGITANEKCWTWDDIMKLEIEEIAAPRSFVFLWCGSGEGLDLGRVCLRKWGYRRCEDICWIKTNKNNPGKTKTLDPKAVFQRTKEHCLMGIKGTVRRSTDGDFIHANVDIDLIITEEPEIGNIEKPVEIFHIIEHFCLGRRRLHLFGRDSTIRPGWLTVGPTLTNSNFNAETYSSYFTAPNSHLTGCTEEIERLRPKSPPPKSKSDRGGGAPRGGGRGGTSAGRGERGRERNRTNFRGERGGFRGGRGGTHRGGFPTR, from the exons ATGAACAGCCGCCTGCAGGAGATCCGCGAGCGGCAGAAGCTCCGCCGCCAGCTCCTGGCGCAGCAG CTGGGGGCCGAGAACGCCGACAGCATCGGCGCCGTGCTCAACAGCAAGGATGAGCAGCGGGAGATCGCGGAAACCAGGGAGACCTGCAG GGCTGCTTATGATACTTCTGCACCAAATGCAAAACGTAAATATCCAGATGAGGGAGAAGCTGATGAGGAAGAGATTGAAGAATATAAG GATGAAGTAGAGCTACAGCAAGATGAAGAAAACCTGCCTTATGAAGAAGAGATTTACAAAGATTCCAGTACCTTTCTTAAG GGCACTCAGAGCTTAAATCCACACAACGATTACTGCCAGCACTTTGTGGATACAGGACACAGACCCCAGAACTTCATCAGAGACGTTG gCTTAGCAGATAGGTTTGAAGAATATCCAAAACTTAGAGAGCTCATCAGATTGAAGGATGAGCTGATATGTAAATCTAACACTCCTCCCAT GTATTTGCAAGCAGACTTGGAAGCCTTTGATATTAGGGAACTGAAGTCCAAATTTGATGTGATTCTCCTGGAGCCACCATTGGAAGAATATTACCGAGAGACTGGCATTACTGCCAATGAAAAATGCTGGACCTGGGATGAT ATCATGAAATTGGAAATTGAAGAAATTGCAGCCCCAAGGTcatttgtgtttctgtggtGCGGCTCGGGTGAGGGTCTGGATCTCGGCCGAGTG TGTCTGCGCAAATGGGGTTACAGAAGATGTGAGGACATTTGCTGGATTAAAACAAATAAGAACAACCCTGGCAAGACCAAGACTCTAGACCCCAAGGCTGTCTTCCAAAGAACCAAG GAGCACTGCCTCATGGGCATCAAGGGCACGGTGCGCCGCAGCACCGACGGAGACTTCATCCACGCCAACGTTGACATCGACCTCATCATCACTGAGGAGCCTGAAATCGGCAACATAGAGAAACCTGTGGAGATTTTTCACATCATTGAGCACTTCTGCCTCGGGCGGCGGCGGCTTCACCTCTTCGGGAGAGACAGCACGATTCGACCAG GTTGGCTGACGGTGGGACCCACCCTCACAAACAGCAACTTCAACGCAGAAACGTATTCCTCGTATTTCACGGCTCCCAATTCGCACCTGACCGGCTGCACCGAGGAGATCGAGAGGCTGCGGCCCAAGTCCCCACCGCCCAAATCCAAGTCCGACCGGGGTGGGGGTGCTcccaggggaggaggaagaggagggactTCGGCAGGACGGGGAGaaaggggcagggagaggaacaGAACCAACTTCCGTGGTGAGCGGGGAGGCTTCAGAGGGGGCCGTGGAGGGACCCATCGAGGGGGCTTCCCCACCCGCTGA